From one Tsukamurella tyrosinosolvens genomic stretch:
- a CDS encoding DUF3073 domain-containing protein, with translation MGRGRAKAKQTKVARELKYSTPSTDLKRLQDELATGENDEADVIASHPEWSDVAGEPYREEEWRRA, from the coding sequence ATGGGCCGCGGCCGGGCAAAGGCGAAGCAGACCAAGGTTGCACGGGAGCTGAAGTACAGCACTCCGAGCACTGACCTGAAGAGGCTGCAGGACGAGCTGGCAACGGGTGAGAACGATGAGGCGGATGTCATCGCCTCGCACCCCGAGTGGAGCGACGTCGCGGGGGAGCCGTACCGCGAGGAGGAGTGGCGCCGCGCCTGA
- a CDS encoding MOSC domain-containing protein, which yields MTPTRVVAVCVVAEERRLDPRKPEQRTAIDKRPVDGPVDVGPLGPATDHVCDTRHHGGEEQAVYAYSEHEARHWAEELGRDLPPGWFGENLRLDGDTTDLVVGTRLRIGATLELEVTIPRTPCRTFALWSGEDDWLARFMARGDSGAYFRVLTPGPVAAGDPVVAVHVPEHGATVRDLFRATRPDRLRALLMAGDLPPKVERDATKALKRAD from the coding sequence GTGACGCCGACGAGGGTCGTCGCGGTCTGCGTCGTCGCCGAGGAGCGCCGCCTCGACCCGCGCAAGCCCGAGCAGCGCACCGCGATCGACAAGCGACCCGTCGACGGCCCCGTCGACGTGGGACCGCTGGGCCCGGCCACCGACCACGTCTGCGACACCCGGCACCACGGCGGCGAGGAGCAGGCCGTGTACGCCTACTCCGAGCACGAGGCGCGACACTGGGCCGAGGAGCTCGGCCGCGACCTCCCGCCCGGCTGGTTCGGCGAGAACCTGCGCCTCGACGGCGACACCACCGACCTCGTGGTCGGCACCCGGCTGCGGATCGGCGCCACGCTGGAGCTCGAGGTGACGATCCCCCGCACCCCGTGCCGCACCTTCGCGCTGTGGTCCGGCGAGGACGACTGGCTGGCGCGATTCATGGCCCGCGGCGATTCCGGGGCCTACTTCCGCGTTCTGACCCCCGGTCCCGTGGCCGCCGGCGACCCGGTCGTCGCCGTGCACGTCCCGGAGCACGGAGCGACCGTTCGCGACCTGTTCCGTGCGACACGGCCGGACCGGCTGCGCGCCCTCCTCATGGCCGGTGACCTGCCCCCGAAGGTCGAACGGGACGCCACGAAGGCCCTCAAACGCGCCGACTGA
- a CDS encoding sterol carrier family protein has translation MRAAVLAVREWIVDDDASAPPRAAIAAAVRSTARTLAQDAPGGSVEVRVPPFVAVQCIEGLRHTRGTPPNVVECAPRVWLRLATGLVTVDEATEAADLAASGSRAGEIARYLPILRL, from the coding sequence ATGCGGGCCGCCGTGCTCGCGGTCCGGGAGTGGATCGTCGACGACGACGCGTCCGCTCCCCCACGCGCCGCGATCGCCGCCGCGGTCCGGTCGACGGCCCGCACGCTGGCGCAGGACGCGCCGGGCGGGTCCGTCGAGGTGCGGGTGCCGCCCTTCGTCGCGGTGCAGTGCATCGAGGGGCTGCGGCACACCCGCGGGACGCCCCCGAACGTCGTCGAGTGTGCGCCGCGCGTCTGGCTGCGGCTCGCGACGGGCCTGGTCACCGTCGACGAGGCGACGGAGGCCGCCGATCTCGCGGCCAGCGGCTCCCGCGCGGGCGAGATCGCCCGCTACCTGCCGATCCTGCGGCTGTAG
- the purF gene encoding amidophosphoribosyltransferase → MQQLPLSVVNTSAPLDDGEEQEPREECGVFGVWATGEDVAKLSYYGLYALQHRGQEAAGIAVGDGQQVLVFKDLGLVSQVFDEQTLSSMPGHVAIGHCRYSTTGSTTWENSQPIFRTTSAGNGVALGHNGNLVNTAELAERAVEVGVAGGRPRNAATSDSDILTALLAHAAADRTLEQAAMELLPTVKGAFCLTFMDEHTLYAARDPHGVRPLSLGRLDRGWVVASETAAFDIVGASFVRDIEPGELLAIDEDGVRSTRFAEPTPKTCIFEYVYLARPDSVIHGRSVHSTRVDIGRRLAREHPADGDLVIPVPESGTPAAVGYAQESGIPYGQGLMKNAYVGRTFIQPSQTIRQLGIRLKLNPLREVIRGKRLVVVDDSIVRGNTQRALIRMLREAGAAEIHVRIASSPVKWPCFYGIDFASPAELIANGGGADSMEAMVESVRAAIGADSLGYISLDEMTAATEHAGESMCRACFDGVYPIPLPDSTSMGKAVLENMLKAGTQGDPLQAENDNASALRRP, encoded by the coding sequence GTGCAGCAGCTTCCGCTCAGCGTCGTCAACACCAGCGCCCCGCTCGACGACGGTGAGGAGCAGGAGCCCCGGGAGGAGTGCGGCGTCTTCGGCGTCTGGGCCACCGGGGAGGACGTCGCGAAGCTCTCCTACTACGGCCTCTACGCCCTGCAGCACCGCGGCCAGGAGGCCGCCGGCATCGCCGTCGGCGACGGCCAGCAGGTGCTGGTCTTCAAGGATCTCGGCCTGGTCAGCCAGGTCTTCGACGAGCAGACGCTGAGCTCGATGCCCGGCCACGTGGCGATCGGCCACTGCCGCTATTCGACCACCGGCTCCACCACGTGGGAGAACAGCCAGCCGATCTTCCGCACCACCAGCGCCGGCAACGGCGTGGCGCTGGGCCACAACGGCAACCTGGTGAACACGGCGGAGCTCGCCGAGCGCGCCGTCGAGGTGGGCGTCGCCGGGGGCCGCCCGCGGAACGCCGCCACGTCCGACTCCGACATCCTCACGGCGCTGCTCGCGCACGCCGCTGCCGACCGGACGCTGGAGCAGGCGGCGATGGAGCTGCTGCCCACCGTGAAGGGCGCCTTCTGCCTCACGTTCATGGACGAGCACACGCTGTACGCCGCGCGCGACCCGCACGGCGTGCGTCCGCTGTCGCTCGGCCGCCTCGACCGCGGCTGGGTCGTCGCCTCCGAGACCGCGGCGTTCGACATCGTCGGCGCCTCCTTCGTGCGCGACATCGAGCCGGGCGAGCTGCTCGCGATCGACGAGGACGGCGTGCGCTCCACCCGGTTCGCCGAGCCCACCCCCAAGACCTGCATCTTCGAGTACGTCTACCTGGCCCGCCCCGACTCGGTGATCCACGGCCGGTCGGTGCACTCGACCCGCGTCGACATCGGCCGCCGCCTGGCCCGTGAGCACCCCGCCGACGGTGACCTCGTGATCCCGGTGCCGGAGTCGGGCACCCCCGCCGCCGTGGGCTACGCCCAGGAGTCGGGCATCCCCTACGGCCAGGGCCTGATGAAGAACGCCTACGTCGGCCGTACCTTCATCCAGCCCTCGCAGACCATCCGCCAGCTGGGCATCCGGCTCAAGCTGAACCCGCTGCGCGAGGTGATCCGGGGCAAGCGGCTCGTCGTCGTCGACGACTCGATCGTCCGCGGCAACACGCAGCGCGCCCTCATCCGCATGCTCCGCGAGGCCGGCGCCGCCGAGATCCACGTGCGCATCGCCTCGTCGCCGGTGAAGTGGCCGTGCTTCTACGGCATCGACTTCGCCTCCCCGGCCGAGCTCATCGCCAACGGCGGCGGCGCCGACTCGATGGAGGCCATGGTCGAGTCGGTCCGCGCCGCGATCGGCGCCGACTCGCTGGGCTACATCTCGCTCGACGAGATGACCGCGGCCACCGAGCACGCGGGCGAGTCCATGTGCCGCGCCTGCTTCGACGGGGTGTACCCCATCCCGCTGCCCGACTCGACGTCCATGGGCAAGGCGGTCCTGGAGAACATGCTCAAGGCCGGCACGCAGGGCGACCCGCTGCAGGCCGAGAACGACAACGCATCGGCGCTGCGTCGTCCCTGA
- a CDS encoding purine-cytosine permease family protein produces MTPTHPAPEGAAARPDPSAPATPTADTTRPRVEAHGIDVIPDAERHGRARDLFALWCAPSINYLSFVVGAALVLMGLELWQAVAVAVVGCLFSVVTGIVAIPGPVSGTPSQVTTRAMYGVRGNRVAIAVNGWFVSVCYIAINWAAAAAVGYTLLQHFDVPISTPAKFAVIAAIATATVTVAVFGQGMISRLYPLLSLVLGVVFLVMSGFVASRADLGFAQPAPLHGFDLWVAILGGLTLVAAAPLSYTISSDFARYLPADTRPASVAAATALGGAIPGVVLVAAGALAATAVDMSDPQAGLISLMPSWFVPIFLVAVIVSTVCNNALTSYSAGLALQSVGLPLSRARAVAVTGVLGALLTLYALFVSDFLGAVSSALSMLVVLVGPIMAVYVTDIVLRRGRYDGVALSDVSPASRFWFTGGVNLAGAVSVLAAAGLSLLCAHTVEFRGPIAVGLGGIDLSLPVGVLAAAGLYALLTRILYGFPTPATE; encoded by the coding sequence ATGACGCCGACCCACCCCGCCCCGGAGGGCGCTGCCGCCCGGCCGGACCCATCCGCGCCCGCGACGCCGACGGCCGACACGACCCGGCCCCGGGTCGAGGCCCACGGCATCGACGTCATCCCCGACGCCGAGCGGCACGGGCGCGCCCGCGACCTGTTCGCGTTGTGGTGCGCGCCCAGCATCAACTACCTGTCCTTCGTGGTCGGCGCGGCGCTCGTGCTCATGGGCCTCGAGCTCTGGCAGGCCGTGGCCGTCGCGGTCGTCGGCTGCCTGTTCTCGGTGGTCACGGGGATCGTGGCGATTCCGGGACCGGTGTCGGGAACGCCGAGCCAGGTGACCACCCGCGCGATGTACGGCGTGCGCGGCAACCGCGTCGCGATCGCGGTCAACGGCTGGTTCGTCTCGGTCTGCTACATCGCCATCAACTGGGCCGCGGCGGCGGCCGTCGGCTACACGCTGCTGCAGCACTTCGACGTTCCGATCAGCACGCCGGCGAAGTTCGCCGTCATCGCGGCGATCGCCACCGCGACGGTGACCGTCGCCGTCTTCGGGCAGGGGATGATCAGCCGCCTGTACCCGCTGCTGTCGCTCGTCCTCGGCGTCGTCTTCCTGGTCATGTCGGGGTTCGTGGCGTCCCGCGCCGACCTCGGATTCGCCCAGCCCGCGCCGCTGCACGGCTTCGACCTGTGGGTCGCGATCCTGGGCGGGCTCACCCTGGTGGCCGCCGCGCCGCTGTCCTACACGATCAGCTCCGACTTCGCCCGGTACCTGCCCGCCGACACCCGCCCCGCGTCGGTCGCGGCCGCGACCGCCCTCGGCGGCGCGATCCCCGGCGTCGTCCTCGTCGCGGCGGGCGCCCTGGCCGCGACTGCGGTCGACATGTCCGACCCGCAGGCCGGGCTGATCTCGCTGATGCCGTCGTGGTTCGTGCCGATCTTCCTCGTCGCGGTGATCGTGAGCACCGTGTGCAACAACGCGCTCACCTCGTACAGCGCCGGCCTGGCGCTGCAGTCGGTGGGCCTGCCGCTGAGCCGGGCGCGGGCGGTCGCCGTGACAGGCGTCCTCGGCGCGCTGCTCACCCTCTACGCGCTGTTCGTGTCCGACTTCCTCGGCGCCGTCAGCAGCGCGCTGTCGATGCTCGTCGTGCTCGTCGGCCCGATCATGGCGGTCTACGTCACCGACATCGTGCTGCGCCGCGGCCGCTACGACGGGGTGGCGCTCAGCGACGTCTCGCCCGCCTCCCGGTTCTGGTTCACGGGCGGCGTGAACCTGGCGGGCGCCGTCTCCGTCCTCGCCGCGGCGGGCTTGTCCCTGCTGTGCGCGCACACCGTCGAGTTCCGCGGTCCGATCGCCGTCGGCCTCGGCGGGATCGACCTGTCCCTCCCCGTCGGCGTCCTCGCCGCCGCCGGCCTGTACGCCCTGCTCACCCGGATCCTCTACGGATTCCCCACCCCTGCAACGGAGTAG
- a CDS encoding amidohydrolase: MTTTLHRGGRIFTADPDRPWAEALVETGGVLTFVGSDADAREHCRDASGLRVVELDGAVVLPGFVDAHTHLVHLGSSLGHLDLLAARDAADLQARLRAYAAEHPDAPRLLGGQWLFEPLAGRAPDRHLLDEAVADRPVYLHSNDMHSIWVNTAALAELGIDDSTPDPLGGTIGRDATGAATGMLYETAALGLAEDFLAGLVTDADRDRALDAAVAAYLEAGVTGAVDMGMRADDLAALERAAADGRLGIRVAAHWLIAPTGDPVADLAQVDEARALAERLAGGPIRIAGVKIMVDGVIDSCTAAMRAPFADGSRPGPIWPLAALEPVVRAADAAGLQVAMHAIGDEASDIALTALERAIAANGPLDRRHRLEHLETVAEENVARLARLGAVASMQPVHADPAIQATWRANLGDHRVERGYPWPEFTAAGAVLAFGSDAPTAPHPPLPNMFVASTRRSAIDPSLPANLPELALPLAAALGHGTRDAAYSCRWEDVAGTLRAGLAADFVVLDADPFAAGPDALLTANIARTVVGGRTVAGR; this comes from the coding sequence ATGACCACCACCCTGCACCGCGGCGGCCGGATCTTCACCGCCGACCCCGACCGCCCCTGGGCCGAGGCACTCGTCGAGACCGGGGGCGTCCTGACCTTCGTCGGGTCCGACGCCGACGCGCGCGAGCACTGCCGCGACGCGAGCGGGCTCCGCGTCGTCGAGCTCGACGGTGCCGTCGTCCTGCCCGGCTTCGTCGATGCGCACACCCACCTCGTCCACCTCGGTTCGTCCCTGGGGCACCTCGACCTCCTCGCCGCGCGCGACGCGGCCGACCTCCAGGCGCGCCTGCGCGCCTACGCCGCGGAGCACCCCGACGCGCCGCGCCTGCTCGGCGGGCAGTGGCTGTTCGAGCCGCTCGCCGGGCGCGCCCCCGACCGGCACCTGCTCGACGAGGCGGTCGCCGACCGCCCCGTCTACCTGCACTCGAACGACATGCACTCGATCTGGGTGAACACCGCGGCCCTCGCCGAACTCGGGATCGACGATTCCACCCCGGACCCCCTCGGCGGCACCATCGGCCGCGACGCGACCGGCGCGGCCACGGGCATGCTCTACGAGACCGCGGCGCTCGGCCTCGCCGAGGACTTCCTCGCGGGCCTGGTCACCGACGCCGACCGGGACCGCGCCCTCGACGCCGCGGTCGCCGCCTACCTGGAGGCGGGCGTGACGGGCGCCGTCGACATGGGGATGCGCGCGGACGATCTCGCCGCCCTGGAACGCGCCGCGGCCGACGGCCGGCTGGGGATCCGGGTCGCCGCGCACTGGCTCATCGCGCCGACCGGCGACCCCGTGGCCGATCTCGCGCAGGTCGACGAGGCCCGCGCCCTCGCCGAGCGACTGGCCGGCGGTCCGATCCGGATCGCGGGCGTGAAGATCATGGTCGACGGCGTCATCGACAGCTGCACCGCCGCGATGCGGGCGCCCTTCGCCGACGGCAGCCGCCCCGGCCCCATCTGGCCCCTCGCAGCGCTGGAGCCCGTGGTCCGGGCCGCCGATGCCGCGGGCCTGCAGGTGGCGATGCACGCCATCGGCGACGAGGCCTCCGACATCGCGCTCACCGCGCTCGAGCGGGCGATCGCGGCCAACGGCCCGCTCGACCGGCGGCACCGGCTCGAGCACCTGGAGACGGTGGCCGAGGAGAACGTCGCGCGGCTGGCGCGCCTCGGCGCCGTCGCGTCCATGCAGCCCGTCCACGCCGACCCGGCGATCCAGGCGACCTGGCGCGCCAACCTCGGCGATCATCGCGTGGAGCGGGGCTATCCGTGGCCCGAGTTCACTGCGGCGGGCGCCGTGCTGGCGTTCGGCTCCGATGCGCCGACGGCGCCGCACCCGCCGCTGCCGAACATGTTCGTGGCGTCCACTCGGCGGTCGGCGATCGACCCGTCGCTGCCCGCGAACCTCCCGGAGCTGGCGCTGCCGCTCGCCGCGGCGCTCGGGCACGGGACCCGCGACGCGGCGTACTCGTGCCGGTGGGAGGACGTCGCGGGCACGCTGCGGGCCGGCCTCGCCGCGGACTTCGTCGTGCTCGACGCCGATCCGTTCGCCGCCGGTCCGGACGCGCTGCTCACGGCGAACATCGCGCGGACCGTCGTGGGCGGCCGGACGGTGGCCGGGCGCTGA
- the purM gene encoding phosphoribosylformylglycinamidine cyclo-ligase has product MTDSNTHPPQGASYAAAGVDIEAGDRAVELFKPHAKRATRPEVLGGLGGFAGLFALKKYREPVLAASTDGVGTKIAVAQAMGKHDTVGIDLVAMVVDDLVVTGAEPLFLQDYIAVGKVVPETVAELVGGIAEGCVRAGCALLGGETAEHPGLMAEGEYDLSATGVGVVEADEVLGPDNVRAGDVVIAMKSSGLHSNGYSLARKVLLDWGHMDLGGYVEEFGRTLGEEMLEPTAIYALDCLRLAQETQVRTFCHVTGGGLAANLGRVIPDGLVAELDRNTWSPSAVFALIAQRGRVEQAEMEKTFNMGVGMVAIVAPEDVDRALAVLTARHIDSWVLGTIKKSDGDTAGAVLSGSHPKF; this is encoded by the coding sequence GTGACGGATTCCAACACCCACCCGCCGCAGGGTGCCTCGTACGCCGCTGCTGGAGTCGACATCGAGGCCGGTGACCGGGCCGTCGAGCTGTTCAAACCGCATGCCAAGCGCGCGACCCGCCCCGAGGTCCTCGGCGGCCTCGGCGGTTTCGCCGGCCTGTTCGCGCTCAAGAAGTACCGCGAGCCCGTGCTCGCCGCGTCGACCGACGGCGTCGGCACGAAGATCGCGGTGGCCCAGGCCATGGGCAAGCACGACACCGTCGGCATCGACCTCGTCGCCATGGTGGTCGACGACCTCGTCGTGACCGGCGCCGAGCCGCTGTTCCTGCAGGACTACATCGCCGTCGGCAAGGTGGTCCCCGAGACCGTCGCCGAGCTGGTCGGCGGCATCGCCGAGGGCTGTGTCCGCGCGGGTTGCGCCCTGCTGGGCGGCGAGACCGCCGAGCACCCCGGCCTCATGGCCGAGGGGGAGTACGACCTGTCCGCGACCGGCGTCGGCGTCGTCGAGGCCGACGAGGTGCTCGGCCCCGACAACGTGCGCGCCGGCGACGTGGTGATCGCCATGAAGAGCTCCGGCCTGCACAGCAACGGCTACAGCCTGGCCCGCAAGGTGCTGCTCGACTGGGGCCACATGGACCTCGGCGGCTACGTCGAGGAGTTCGGCCGCACGCTGGGCGAGGAGATGCTCGAGCCCACCGCGATCTACGCGCTCGACTGCCTGCGGCTGGCGCAGGAGACGCAGGTGCGCACCTTCTGCCACGTCACCGGAGGCGGGCTCGCCGCGAACCTGGGTCGCGTGATCCCCGACGGCCTCGTCGCCGAGCTGGACCGCAACACGTGGAGCCCGTCGGCCGTGTTCGCGCTCATCGCCCAGCGCGGCCGCGTGGAGCAGGCCGAGATGGAGAAGACCTTCAACATGGGCGTCGGCATGGTCGCGATCGTCGCGCCCGAGGACGTCGACCGCGCGCTGGCCGTGCTCACCGCACGCCACATCGACAGCTGGGTCCTGGGGACGATCAAGAAGTCCGACGGTGACACTGCCGGTGCAGTACTGAGCGGCTCGCACCCGAAGTTCTAG
- a CDS encoding LacI family DNA-binding transcriptional regulator: MSSRPRIADVARRAGVSVTTVSHTFSGNGVVAAETRERVRAAAHELGYRPDVLAQGLRRNRLSVLALVVRPLDRIDPGQLHGVDYFLRLAGAAAMAALDAGYCLMLVGDPARDDAPSAALAAEGILLTEPVRGDPLIDLCQRIGTPCVTVGLPPREDGTWADDAPGHVGIETERITRDVLEHLAAAGSRTIAFLAADEQDEWSLRSIEVYRAWCADRGAPAAVVVHADALGAAAGVDAVDRWFPPGCVPGVDGVPDALYCLAAAPAVGAAERLRELGHAVPGAVRIAAGSDAEEARAADITAVDLQPEELARRAVTTLVALLRGEDAPVQPAGVGRLMLRGSTAR, encoded by the coding sequence ATGAGCAGCCGGCCCCGGATCGCCGACGTCGCGCGTCGCGCGGGCGTCTCGGTCACGACCGTCTCGCACACCTTCAGCGGCAACGGGGTCGTCGCCGCCGAGACGCGCGAGCGGGTGCGCGCCGCGGCCCACGAGCTCGGCTACCGGCCCGACGTCCTGGCCCAGGGCCTGCGCCGCAACCGGCTCAGCGTGCTCGCGCTCGTCGTGCGCCCGCTGGACCGGATCGACCCCGGCCAGCTGCACGGCGTGGACTACTTCCTGCGCCTCGCCGGCGCCGCCGCGATGGCCGCGCTCGACGCCGGCTACTGCCTCATGCTCGTCGGCGACCCCGCGCGCGACGACGCTCCGTCGGCCGCCCTCGCCGCCGAGGGGATCCTGCTCACCGAGCCGGTCCGCGGCGACCCGCTGATCGACCTGTGCCAACGGATCGGGACGCCGTGCGTCACCGTCGGGCTGCCGCCGCGCGAGGACGGGACCTGGGCCGACGATGCGCCGGGGCACGTGGGGATCGAGACCGAGCGCATCACACGCGACGTGCTCGAGCACCTCGCCGCCGCCGGGAGCCGGACGATCGCGTTCCTCGCCGCCGACGAGCAGGACGAGTGGTCGCTGCGCTCCATCGAGGTGTACCGCGCCTGGTGCGCCGACCGGGGGGCACCCGCCGCGGTGGTCGTGCACGCCGACGCGCTCGGCGCGGCCGCCGGTGTGGACGCGGTCGACCGGTGGTTCCCGCCGGGGTGCGTCCCCGGCGTCGACGGCGTGCCCGACGCGCTGTACTGCCTCGCCGCGGCGCCCGCCGTCGGCGCGGCGGAGCGGCTGCGCGAGCTCGGCCACGCGGTGCCGGGCGCGGTGCGGATCGCGGCGGGCTCCGACGCCGAGGAGGCGCGTGCGGCGGACATCACCGCCGTCGATCTGCAGCCCGAGGAGCTGGCCCGGCGGGCGGTGACGACGCTGGTCGCGCTGCTGCGGGGCGAGGACGCGCCCGTGCAGCCCGCCGGCGTCGGACGCCTCATGCTGCGCGGCTCGACGGCGCGCTGA